From the Quercus lobata isolate SW786 chromosome 6, ValleyOak3.0 Primary Assembly, whole genome shotgun sequence genome, one window contains:
- the LOC115950381 gene encoding uncharacterized protein LOC115950381 encodes MERKEKWAICYKGKIIPVGDETIKWIRQDPTKIWEWFEMDLMIAWKNLFPLTETSKRLGWLSMKDEAWVNTPNPWWRFLTDRLAVPIPPVLSSSLSATESREQISERSLAEAEAEWTRTDITERKTLQNRPIECLLLGNLHKVKLMQVADHVINLTMLIKALQSTMGIIKHSVTLLRGRLELKMELLEAWRLRDTEEGSSLSQFDSTTYPNKIMNILVWNCRGAMKPEFRKAVMDLVDWHAPILMVITETRLSGARATEIIEGLPFDGCAVADTIGFAEGIWMLWRSDRVQVDVLVVTEQEIHALIRVRSQPLNWLISAIYASPRFAERCVLWDNLKMLASLHNLPWAIMGDFNEVIAEEEKSGGFLQRFWLMVGESVKKIIRDIFETHEMPAFLNQTLIVLIPKQLGPEIVGHFRPISLCNTGRKGKDGYMIVKIDLEKAYDRLEWSFIKMVLEHFGLPENIVKLIMSCVSSTTTSILINGSKMDSFQPSRGIRQGDPLSPYLFILCMEFLGAQISGMCEQKRWDSIKASRNGPSFSHIFFADDLLLFAKANSKNCEAIIDVLDHFCNLAGQKQGRNGNAFNFVAEKIQAKLAGWKSRLLSRVGRLVLIKAAAAPIADYYMQCHALPIKVCNNIDKKMRDFLWGSTDEKKKMHMVNWQTVTQPKELGGLGLFQTRHRNQALLAKLCWRLASEHEALWARMLTAKYLSTRRLTQEGIKLPCSRIWAACKVGGPVYVKGLKWTVNNGSSINFWKDFWLPCGPLQSIIEGPLHRDEDQLTVQQGVLNLVRATPFALNQEAEDSLAWAFSRDSLPTSEILGSRGLNLNPLCMICHQENESVDHLLRRCCVAQDLWRKLKFPCDLLSTFDQPIGKWLELNCTTGVISDLLGISWKVVFPMGIWQLWLARNRLMKLNSDGFALGNPGKAGGGGLIRDHQGNWVIGYARAHGYTSSTIAELWALRDGLEIAKDLGLNNLIVEMDALSIVLLMNNSKANLLMEPLLSDCRKLLAAIPNKRVVHTFCEANQCADVLAKFGGSSISNFVVFLNPPPVVVDILLVDKENSYCNRLVPA; translated from the exons ATGGAGAGGAAGGAAAAATGGGCAATTTGCTACAAAGGGAAAATCATCCCAGTAGGGGACGAGACAATCAAATGGATAAGACAAGACCCAACAAAGATTTGGGAATGGTTCGAGATGGACTTGATGATTGCCTGGAAAAACCTTTTTCCCCTCACAGAGACCAGCAAGAGGCTGGGGTGGTTGTCGATGAAGGACGAAGCATGGGTGAACACTCCGAACCCTTGGTGGAGGTTTCTAACAGACAGACTGGCGGTGCCGATCCCTCCAGTGCTCAGCTCTAGTTTGTCAGCAACAGAATCAAGGGAGCAAATTTCAGAAAGATCTTTGGCGGAGGCAGAAGCCGAATGGACACGGACAGACATCACGGAGAGGAAGACACTTCAAAACAGGCCGATAGAGTGCTTGTTGCTGGGAAATCTCCACAAAGTGAAGTTGATGCAGGTTGCAGATCATGTGATCAACTTAACAATGCTCATCAAGGCCTTACAGAGCACGATGGGGATTATCAAACACTCGGTCACCTTGCTCAGGGGGCGACTAGAGTTGAAGATGGAACTCCTAGAAGCATGGAGGTTGAGAGACACCGAGGAGGGTTCCTCTCTATCCCAGTTTGATTCTACCACTTATCCAAATAAAATCATGAATATTTTGGTCTGGAATTGTAGGGGTGCAATGAAGCCCGAGTTCAGGAAGGCTGTTATGGATCTTGTTGATTGGCACGCTCCCATTCTCATGGTTATTACTGAGACGAGGTTGTCTGGAGCAAGAGCAACTGAAATTATAGAGGGTTTGCCTTTTGATGGCTGTGCAGTTGCAGACACTATTGGGTTTGCTGAAGGCATTTGGATGCTCTGGAGATCTGACCGGGTCCAGGTGGATGTTCTGGTAGTAACGGAGCAGGAAATCCACGCTCTCATTCGGGTAAGATCTCAACCTTTAAACTGGTTAATTAGTGCCATTTATGCTAGCCCTAGATTTGCTGAGAGATGTGTGCTATGGGATAATTTAAAAATGCTTGCTTCCTTGCATAATCTGCCTTGGGCTATCATGggggattttaatgaagtgATTGCAGAAGAAGAAAAGTCTGGGG GTTTCTTGCAAAGGTTTTGGCTCATGGTTGGTGAATCAGTTAAAAAGATTATAAGGGACATTTTTGAAACCCATGAGATGCCTGCTTTCCTAAATCAGACCCTTATTGTGCTCATACCCAAGCAATTAGGTCCTGAAATCGTGGGTCACTTTAGACCCATCAGTTTATGCAATACG GGTAGAAAAGGGAAAGATGGGTACATGATCGTCAAGATAGACCTTGAGAAGGCTTATGATCGCCTTGAATGGAGTTTCATCAAAATGGTCCTCGAGCACTTTGGTCTGCCTGAAAATATTGTCAAATTGATAATGAGTTGTGTCTCATCAACTACCACTTCTATCTTGATAAACGGTAGCAAGATGGATTCCTTCCAGCCCTCACGTGGAATAAGGCAAGGTGACCCTTTATCgccctatttatttattttatgcatGGAGTTTTTGGGGGCTCAGATATCAGGTATGTGTGAGCAAAAGAGGTGGGATTCAATCAAGGCATCAAGGAATGGCCCTAGCTTCTCCCACATCTTCTTTGCTGATGATTTGTTACTTTTTGCAAAGGCAAACTCTAAAAACTGTGAGGCAATTATAGATGTGCTAGATCACTTTTGTAACCTTGCAGGGCAGAAG CAAGGAAGAAATGGAAATGCTTTCAATTTTGTAGCTGAAAAAATTCAAGCTAAGCTTGCAGGGTGGAAGTCGAGACTTTTATCAAGAGTTGGTAGATTAGTGCTCATCAAAGCAGCGGCTGCCCCTATAGCAGATTACTATATGCAATGCCATGCTCTTCCTATAAAAGTCTGTAATAATATTGATAAGAAAATGCGTGATTTCTTATGGGGCTCCActgatgagaagaaaaagatgcACATGGTAAATTGGCAAACTGTTACGCAGCCAAAGGAGCTAGGTGGTCTGGGGCTTTTTCAAACAAGACATAGGAATCAAGCTTTGTTGGCGAAACTTTGTTGGCGTTTGGCATCTGAGCATGAGGCTCTTTGGGCGCGTATGCTGACTGCAAAATATTTATCCACAAGAAGACTAACTCAAGAGGGTATAAAACTGCCATGCTCAAGAATTTGGGCTGCTTGTAAAGTTGGGGGCCCAGTTTATGTTAAGGGTCTTAAGTGGACTGTTAATAATGGCAGCTCAATTAATTTCTGGAAGGATTTTTGGCTGCCATGTGGGCCTCTCCAAAGCATCATTGAAGGCCCTCTACACCGTGATGAAGATCAACTAACGGTTCAGCAAGGG GTTCTGAATTTAGTTAGGGCCACTCCTTTTGCGCTTAACCAAGAGGCTGAAGACTCTCTCGCTTGGGCTTTTTCAAGGGATAG TTTGCCTACTAGTGAAATTCTAGGTTCAAGAGGTTTAAACCTCAACCCTTTATGCATGATTTGCCACCAGGAGAATGAATCGGTGGACCATCTATTAAGAAGATGTTGTGTGGCGCAGGATCTATGGCGTAAGCTCAAGTTTCCTTGTGATCTTTTGTCTACTTTTGATCAACCAATAGGGAAGTGGCTGGAATTGAACTGCACTACTGGGGTTATCTCTGATCTTTTGGGCATTTCGTGGAAGGTTGTGTTTCCCATGGGAATTTGGCAGCTTTGGCTTGCTCGCAACAG GCTGATGAAGCTTAACTCTGATGGGTTTGCCTTGGGGAACCCGGGTAAGGCAGGGGGAGGGGGCTTAATTCGAGACCACCAGGGAAATTGGGTTATAGGATATGCCAGGGCTCATGGATACACTAGTAGCACCATTGCCGAGCTATGGGCTCTTCGTGATGGTTTGGAAATCGCCAAAGATCTTGGGCTTAACAACCTCATTGTTGAGATGGACGCCTTAAGCATTGTCTTGCTAATGAATAACAGTAAGGCCAATCTTTTAATGGAACCTTTGTTATCTGACTGCAGGAAGCTGCTAGCTGCCATTCCCAACAAGAGGGTTGTGCACACATTCTGTGAGGCGAACCAATGTGCAGACGTGCTGGCAAAATTTGGGGGAAGCTCCAtttctaattttgttgtttttttgaaCCCACCGCCTGTGGTGGTTGATATACTCCTTGTTGATAAGGAGAACTCCTATTGTAATAGACTTGTTCCTGCTTAG